The Daucus carota subsp. sativus chromosome 7, DH1 v3.0, whole genome shotgun sequence genome window below encodes:
- the LOC108193757 gene encoding F-box protein At5g49610: MMNHPDLKYGVFPDEIIHQILARLPMKCLFRAKSVCKLWYGLVSDKYFIRMYNELSVRNPMMLIEVTESSQFRSSLICVDSLRGVSEFSLDFVKDRVKVRASCNGLLCCSSIPDKGIYYVCNPMTKEYKVLPRSRERPVTRFHPDGEATLVGLACDLLTQKYSVVLAGYHRTFGHRPDRKFMCLVFDSECNKWRKFVSMQDDQFTHMNKNQVVYINGSLHWMTESCCWLLVLDLNHDIWRKMSLPDEISSGTGNRVYLLESDGSLSVIKISEAWMSIWVLKDYGSEEWFMADRVSLRCIRDMVPGIFPISQTRQYIFLATHKQVLVYQRNSRVWKEMYSVKNSSTLPLWFSAHAYRSTIFGFH; the protein is encoded by the coding sequence ATGATGAATCATCCTGATTTGAAATATGGGGTTTTCCCAGATGAGATTATTCATCAGATTCTTGCAAGATTGCCCATGAAATGTCTTTTTAGGGCTAAGAGTGTTTGTAAACTTTGGTATGGTTTGGTCTCTGATAAGTATTTTATACGAATGTATAATGAATTGTCTGTTAGGAATCCTATGATGTTGATTGAGGTTACTGAATCATCACAGTTTAGATCTAGTTTGATCTGTGTTGATAGTTTGAGGGGTGTGTCTGAATTTTCACTGGACTTTGTTAAGGATAGAGTGAAAGTTAGAGCATCTTGTAATGGATTGTTGTGTTGTTCAAGTATTCCGGATAAGGGTATTTATTATGTTTGTAATCCGATGACTAAAGAGTATAAGGTTCTTCCTAGAAGTAGAGAGAGACCGGTTACTCGTTTTCATCCTGACGGTGAAGCTACTCTTGTGGGGTTAGCTTGTGATCTGTTGACGCAAAAGTACAGTGTTGTGTTAGCGGGATATCATAGAACGTTTGGACATAGGCCTGATAGGAAATTTATGTGTTTGGTGTTTGATTCAGAATGTAATAAATGGAGGAAGTTTGTTTCTATGCAAGATGATCAGTTTACTCATATGAATAAGAACCAGGTTGTGTATATTAATGGGTCGCTTCATTGGATGACAGAAAGTTGTTGTTGGTTACTGGTTCTTGATCTGAATCATGACATTTGGAGGAAGATGAGTTTGCCTGATGAAATAAGTTCTGGAACTGGAAATCGAGTTTATCTGTTGGAGTCGGATGGTTCTTTGTCTGTAATTAAGATATCAGAAGCTTGGATGAGTATATGGGTCTTGAAAGATTATGGGAGTGAGGAATGGTTTATGGCGGATAGGGTGAGTCTTCGATGTATTAGGGACATGGTTCCAGGTATTTTTCCTATCAGTCAAACTCGACAATACATTTTTCTTGCAACACACAAGCAGGTTCTGGTGTATCAGAGAAACAGCAGGGTTTGGAAGGAAATGTATTCTGTGAAAAATAGTTCAACGCTGCCGTTATGGTTTTCAGCACATGCTTATCGGAGCACAATCTTCGGTTTTCATTAA
- the LOC108193450 gene encoding serine carboxypeptidase-like 26 isoform X1 — MTGSSVLSVLCIYVVLTFGSFITVIKSLETQTQSHEHYSYDRVINLPGQPLTPSVSQFSGYITVNKDHGRALFYWFFEAQSHPSKKPLLLWLNGGPGCSSIGYGAAVELGPLKVNKNGGLNFNPHSWNKEANLLFVESPVGVGFSYTNTSSDLDILDDQFVAEDTYNFLVNWLQRYSQWSSHDFYISGESYAGHYVPQLAELIHNRNKDISENPFINLKGFIVGNPETDDSYDYRGILEYAWSHSVIPDEVYDTAKNVCNFENNNWSKECNAAMEIVFDKYKEIDIYNIYAPICLINTTSSVVGSDSHVSSFKAQSQDYKRPIRIPAGYDPCYTPYVQEYFNRTDVKKAFHANTSIDYKVCSDHVFNLYNYTISSILPIYTELIKSGLKIWIYSGDADGRVPVIGSRYCIEALGLPLKSPWRSWFHNQQVGGRIVEYEGLTMVTVRGAGHLVPLNKPSEALSLIHSFLSGQPLPKDR, encoded by the exons ATGACAGGATCATCAGTTCTCTCTGTTTTGTGCATATATGTTGTCTTAACTTTTGGTTCATTTATTACAGTCATTAAATCACTAGAAACACAGACACAGTCCCATGAACACTACTCCTATGATAGAGTAATAAATCTACCTGGTCAACCATTAACTCCATCAGTCTCCCAATTCTCTGGATACATCACAGTCAATAAAGATCATGGTAGAGCTCTTTTTTATTGGTTCTTTGAAGCTCAGTCTCACCCCTCTAAAAAACCACTGCTCCTTTGGCTCAATGGAG GACCTGGTTGTTCGTCAATTGGGTACGGTGCAGCTGTTGAGTTGGGACCTCTTAAAGTCAATAAAAATGGTGGCCTTAACTTCAATCCCCATTCTTGGAACAAAG AAGCGAATTTGCTCTTTGTGGAGTCCCCAGTTGGAGTTGGTTTTTCCTATACGAATACATCATCCGATCTTGATATACTGGATGATCAGTTTGTTG CGGAGGATACTTATAATTTCTTGGTAAATTGGCTGCAAAGGTATTCACAATGGAGTAGCCATGATTTTTATATATCAGGAGAGAGTTATGCAG GACACTATGTGCCTCAACTTGCAGAGCTTATACATAACCGAAATAAAGATATATCTGAAAACCCTTTTATTAATCTGAAAGGCTTCATA GTTGGTAATCCAGAAACTGATGATAGCTATGATTACAGAGGTATATTAGAGTATGCATGGAGTCATTCAGTAATACCAGATGAGGTTTACGATACAGCAAAAAATGTATGTAATTTTGAGAACAACAACTGGTCCAAGGAGTGTAATGCTGCCATGGAAATAGTATTTGACAAATACAAGGAGATTGATATCTACAATATTTATGCACCAATTTGCCTTATAAATACCACTTCTTCCGTGGTAGGTAGTGATAGCCATGTGTCGTCTTTTAAG GCACAATCTCAGGATTACAAGCGTCCAATAAGGATCCCTGCTGGTTATGATCCATGCTACACTCCATACGTGCAGGAGTACTTCAATAGGACGGATGTTAAAAAAGCGTTTCATGCCAATACTAGTATAGATTATAAGGTTTGCAG CGATCATGTATTTAACTTATACAACTATACTATCTCTTCTATCTTACCTATCTACACAGAACTGATCAAGAGTGGGCTTAAGATATGGATTTACAG TGGTGATGCTGATGGCAGAGTCCCGGTTATAGGGTCACGATACTGCATTGAGGCTCTCGGTCTGCCTCTCAAGTCTCCATGGCGTTCTTGGTTTCACAATCAACAG GTGGGAGGGAGAATAGTAGAGTACGAAGGCCTAACAATGGTGACAGTTCGAGGGGCTGGACACTTGGTTCCGCTAAACAAGCCTAGTGAAGCCCTTTCGCTTATCCACTCTTTTTTGTCCGGACAACCTCTTCCGAAAGACAGATGA
- the LOC108193450 gene encoding serine carboxypeptidase-like 26 isoform X2, with product MTGSSVLSVLCIYVVLTFGSFITVIKSLETQTQSHEHYSYDRVINLPGQPLTPSVSQFSGYITVNKDHGRALFYWFFEAQSHPSKKPLLLWLNGGPGCSSIGYGAAVELGPLKVNKNGGLNFNPHSWNKEANLLFVESPVGVGFSYTNTSSDLDILDDQFVAEDTYNFLVNWLQRYSQWSSHDFYISGESYAGHYVPQLAELIHNRNKDISENPFINLKGFIVGNPETDDSYDYRGILEYAWSHSVIPDEVYDTAKNVCNFENNNWSKECNAAMEIVFDKYKEIDIYNIYAPICLINTTSSVVGSDSHVSSFKDYKRPIRIPAGYDPCYTPYVQEYFNRTDVKKAFHANTSIDYKVCSDHVFNLYNYTISSILPIYTELIKSGLKIWIYSGDADGRVPVIGSRYCIEALGLPLKSPWRSWFHNQQVGGRIVEYEGLTMVTVRGAGHLVPLNKPSEALSLIHSFLSGQPLPKDR from the exons ATGACAGGATCATCAGTTCTCTCTGTTTTGTGCATATATGTTGTCTTAACTTTTGGTTCATTTATTACAGTCATTAAATCACTAGAAACACAGACACAGTCCCATGAACACTACTCCTATGATAGAGTAATAAATCTACCTGGTCAACCATTAACTCCATCAGTCTCCCAATTCTCTGGATACATCACAGTCAATAAAGATCATGGTAGAGCTCTTTTTTATTGGTTCTTTGAAGCTCAGTCTCACCCCTCTAAAAAACCACTGCTCCTTTGGCTCAATGGAG GACCTGGTTGTTCGTCAATTGGGTACGGTGCAGCTGTTGAGTTGGGACCTCTTAAAGTCAATAAAAATGGTGGCCTTAACTTCAATCCCCATTCTTGGAACAAAG AAGCGAATTTGCTCTTTGTGGAGTCCCCAGTTGGAGTTGGTTTTTCCTATACGAATACATCATCCGATCTTGATATACTGGATGATCAGTTTGTTG CGGAGGATACTTATAATTTCTTGGTAAATTGGCTGCAAAGGTATTCACAATGGAGTAGCCATGATTTTTATATATCAGGAGAGAGTTATGCAG GACACTATGTGCCTCAACTTGCAGAGCTTATACATAACCGAAATAAAGATATATCTGAAAACCCTTTTATTAATCTGAAAGGCTTCATA GTTGGTAATCCAGAAACTGATGATAGCTATGATTACAGAGGTATATTAGAGTATGCATGGAGTCATTCAGTAATACCAGATGAGGTTTACGATACAGCAAAAAATGTATGTAATTTTGAGAACAACAACTGGTCCAAGGAGTGTAATGCTGCCATGGAAATAGTATTTGACAAATACAAGGAGATTGATATCTACAATATTTATGCACCAATTTGCCTTATAAATACCACTTCTTCCGTGGTAGGTAGTGATAGCCATGTGTCGTCTTTTAAG GATTACAAGCGTCCAATAAGGATCCCTGCTGGTTATGATCCATGCTACACTCCATACGTGCAGGAGTACTTCAATAGGACGGATGTTAAAAAAGCGTTTCATGCCAATACTAGTATAGATTATAAGGTTTGCAG CGATCATGTATTTAACTTATACAACTATACTATCTCTTCTATCTTACCTATCTACACAGAACTGATCAAGAGTGGGCTTAAGATATGGATTTACAG TGGTGATGCTGATGGCAGAGTCCCGGTTATAGGGTCACGATACTGCATTGAGGCTCTCGGTCTGCCTCTCAAGTCTCCATGGCGTTCTTGGTTTCACAATCAACAG GTGGGAGGGAGAATAGTAGAGTACGAAGGCCTAACAATGGTGACAGTTCGAGGGGCTGGACACTTGGTTCCGCTAAACAAGCCTAGTGAAGCCCTTTCGCTTATCCACTCTTTTTTGTCCGGACAACCTCTTCCGAAAGACAGATGA
- the LOC108193450 gene encoding serine carboxypeptidase-like 26 isoform X3 has protein sequence MTGSSVLSVLCIYVVLTFGSFITVIKSLETQTQSHEHYSYDRVINLPGQPLTPSVSQFSGYITVNKDHGRALFYWFFEAQSHPSKKPLLLWLNGGPGCSSIGYGAAVELGPLKVNKNGGLNFNPHSWNKEANLLFVESPVGVGFSYTNTSSDLDILDDQFVAEDTYNFLVNWLQRYSQWSSHDFYISGESYAGHYVPQLAELIHNRNKDISENPFINLKGFIAQSQDYKRPIRIPAGYDPCYTPYVQEYFNRTDVKKAFHANTSIDYKVCSDHVFNLYNYTISSILPIYTELIKSGLKIWIYSGDADGRVPVIGSRYCIEALGLPLKSPWRSWFHNQQVGGRIVEYEGLTMVTVRGAGHLVPLNKPSEALSLIHSFLSGQPLPKDR, from the exons ATGACAGGATCATCAGTTCTCTCTGTTTTGTGCATATATGTTGTCTTAACTTTTGGTTCATTTATTACAGTCATTAAATCACTAGAAACACAGACACAGTCCCATGAACACTACTCCTATGATAGAGTAATAAATCTACCTGGTCAACCATTAACTCCATCAGTCTCCCAATTCTCTGGATACATCACAGTCAATAAAGATCATGGTAGAGCTCTTTTTTATTGGTTCTTTGAAGCTCAGTCTCACCCCTCTAAAAAACCACTGCTCCTTTGGCTCAATGGAG GACCTGGTTGTTCGTCAATTGGGTACGGTGCAGCTGTTGAGTTGGGACCTCTTAAAGTCAATAAAAATGGTGGCCTTAACTTCAATCCCCATTCTTGGAACAAAG AAGCGAATTTGCTCTTTGTGGAGTCCCCAGTTGGAGTTGGTTTTTCCTATACGAATACATCATCCGATCTTGATATACTGGATGATCAGTTTGTTG CGGAGGATACTTATAATTTCTTGGTAAATTGGCTGCAAAGGTATTCACAATGGAGTAGCCATGATTTTTATATATCAGGAGAGAGTTATGCAG GACACTATGTGCCTCAACTTGCAGAGCTTATACATAACCGAAATAAAGATATATCTGAAAACCCTTTTATTAATCTGAAAGGCTTCATA GCACAATCTCAGGATTACAAGCGTCCAATAAGGATCCCTGCTGGTTATGATCCATGCTACACTCCATACGTGCAGGAGTACTTCAATAGGACGGATGTTAAAAAAGCGTTTCATGCCAATACTAGTATAGATTATAAGGTTTGCAG CGATCATGTATTTAACTTATACAACTATACTATCTCTTCTATCTTACCTATCTACACAGAACTGATCAAGAGTGGGCTTAAGATATGGATTTACAG TGGTGATGCTGATGGCAGAGTCCCGGTTATAGGGTCACGATACTGCATTGAGGCTCTCGGTCTGCCTCTCAAGTCTCCATGGCGTTCTTGGTTTCACAATCAACAG GTGGGAGGGAGAATAGTAGAGTACGAAGGCCTAACAATGGTGACAGTTCGAGGGGCTGGACACTTGGTTCCGCTAAACAAGCCTAGTGAAGCCCTTTCGCTTATCCACTCTTTTTTGTCCGGACAACCTCTTCCGAAAGACAGATGA
- the LOC108193450 gene encoding serine carboxypeptidase-like 26 isoform X4, translating into MTGSSVLSVLCIYVVLTFGSFITVIKSLETQTQSHEHYSYDRVINLPGQPLTPSVSQFSGYITVNKDHGRALFYWFFEAQSHPSKKPLLLWLNGGPGCSSIGYGAAVELGPLKVNKNGGLNFNPHSWNKEANLLFVESPVGVGFSYTNTSSDLDILDDQFVAEDTYNFLVNWLQRYSQWSSHDFYISGESYAGHYVPQLAELIHNRNKDISENPFINLKGFIVGNPETDDSYDYRGILEYAWSHSVIPDEVYDTAKNVCNFENNNWSKECNAAMEIVFDKYKEIDIYNIYAPICLINTTSSYRGLMKNCSADLQAQSQDYKRPIRIPAGYDPCYTPYVQEYFNRTDVKKAFHANTSIDYKVCSDHVFNLYNYTISSILPIYTELIKSGLKIWIYSGDADGRVPVIGSRYCIEALGLPLKSPWRSWFHNQQVGGRIVEYEGLTMVTVRGAGHLVPLNKPSEALSLIHSFLSGQPLPKDR; encoded by the exons ATGACAGGATCATCAGTTCTCTCTGTTTTGTGCATATATGTTGTCTTAACTTTTGGTTCATTTATTACAGTCATTAAATCACTAGAAACACAGACACAGTCCCATGAACACTACTCCTATGATAGAGTAATAAATCTACCTGGTCAACCATTAACTCCATCAGTCTCCCAATTCTCTGGATACATCACAGTCAATAAAGATCATGGTAGAGCTCTTTTTTATTGGTTCTTTGAAGCTCAGTCTCACCCCTCTAAAAAACCACTGCTCCTTTGGCTCAATGGAG GACCTGGTTGTTCGTCAATTGGGTACGGTGCAGCTGTTGAGTTGGGACCTCTTAAAGTCAATAAAAATGGTGGCCTTAACTTCAATCCCCATTCTTGGAACAAAG AAGCGAATTTGCTCTTTGTGGAGTCCCCAGTTGGAGTTGGTTTTTCCTATACGAATACATCATCCGATCTTGATATACTGGATGATCAGTTTGTTG CGGAGGATACTTATAATTTCTTGGTAAATTGGCTGCAAAGGTATTCACAATGGAGTAGCCATGATTTTTATATATCAGGAGAGAGTTATGCAG GACACTATGTGCCTCAACTTGCAGAGCTTATACATAACCGAAATAAAGATATATCTGAAAACCCTTTTATTAATCTGAAAGGCTTCATA GTTGGTAATCCAGAAACTGATGATAGCTATGATTACAGAGGTATATTAGAGTATGCATGGAGTCATTCAGTAATACCAGATGAGGTTTACGATACAGCAAAAAATGTATGTAATTTTGAGAACAACAACTGGTCCAAGGAGTGTAATGCTGCCATGGAAATAGTATTTGACAAATACAAGGAGATTGATATCTACAATATTTATGCACCAATTTGCCTTATAAATACCACTTCTTCC TACCGCGGTCTTATGAAAAATTGTAGTGCTGATTTACAGGCACAATCTCAGGATTACAAGCGTCCAATAAGGATCCCTGCTGGTTATGATCCATGCTACACTCCATACGTGCAGGAGTACTTCAATAGGACGGATGTTAAAAAAGCGTTTCATGCCAATACTAGTATAGATTATAAGGTTTGCAG CGATCATGTATTTAACTTATACAACTATACTATCTCTTCTATCTTACCTATCTACACAGAACTGATCAAGAGTGGGCTTAAGATATGGATTTACAG TGGTGATGCTGATGGCAGAGTCCCGGTTATAGGGTCACGATACTGCATTGAGGCTCTCGGTCTGCCTCTCAAGTCTCCATGGCGTTCTTGGTTTCACAATCAACAG GTGGGAGGGAGAATAGTAGAGTACGAAGGCCTAACAATGGTGACAGTTCGAGGGGCTGGACACTTGGTTCCGCTAAACAAGCCTAGTGAAGCCCTTTCGCTTATCCACTCTTTTTTGTCCGGACAACCTCTTCCGAAAGACAGATGA
- the LOC108193729 gene encoding beta-glucosidase-like SFR2, chloroplastic → MTMKIVALVISATKLAGILATITVAANAFAFNLYRKKNLKPFISPIDENSDTVAIFNINAAHGEDEFFFGLATAPAHVEDRLDDAWLQFAEDDHSDKQQHVDSIMASSASNGICHQAPLAMMDVEDTMKISREAKTNGIEKYLKEEEPFSVPKESRHNVAAWHNVPHPEERLRFWSDPDTELKLAKETGISVFRMGIDWTRIMPEEPVKGLRKSVNYAALERYKWITRRVRSYDMKVMLTLFHHSLPPWAAKYGGWKLKKTVDYFMEFTKLVVECLSEMVDYWITFNEPHIFCMLTYCSGSWPGGKPDMLEVATSYLPSGVFNKTMNNMAIAHTKAYDYIHQQSFSKGLSTSKVGVAHHVSFLRPYGLFDIANVSIAKSLTLFRYLDSICNKLDYIGINYYGQEVVARTGLKLAETVEYGESGRGIYPDGLFRVLLHFHERYKHLNVPFIITENGVADGTDLIRRPYMLEHLVAIYAAMLKGVRVLGYLFWTVSDNWEWADGYGPKFGLVAVDRLNNLARIPRPSYHLFSKVATSGIITREDRKQAWDELQRAAREKKTRPFYRIVDKYGLMYSGGLDEPTMRAYVERDWQFGHYEMEYLQDPLSCFFRWLLQPFSTCKKMKALQDDDELIL, encoded by the exons ATGACAATGAAAATTGTAGCTTTAGTTATTTCGGCGACGAAGCTGGCCGGAATATTGGCAACCATCACCGTGGCTGCTAATGCCTTTGCATTCAACCTTTACCGGAAAAAGAACCTCAAGCCATTCATTTCTCCTATCGACGAAAATTCCGACACAGTTGCCATTTTTAACATCAATGCAGCCCATG GGGAAGATGAGTTCTTTTTTGGATTGGCAACGGCACCAGCCCACGTCGAAGATAGACTGGACGATGCTTGGCTCCAGTTTGCAGAAGATGACCACAGTGACAAACAGCAACACGTAGATTCTATAATGGCTTCTTCTGCTAGTAATGGTATATGCCATCAAGCTCCATTGGCGATGATGGATGTTGAGGATACCATGAAGATATCCAGGGAAGCTAAAACTAATGGAATTGAGAAGTATCTAAAAGAGGAAGAACCATTTTCAGTTCCTAAAGAATCGCGTCATAATGTAGCTGCCTGGCACAATGTTCCACATCC GGAGGAGAGGCTAAGGTTTTGGTCTGATCCTGACACAGAACTAAAACTGGCTAAAGAAACTGGCATAAGTGTCTTTCGGATGGGAATTGATTGGACAAGGATCATGCCAGAAGAGCCTGTTAAGGGTCTCAGAAAATCT GTAAACTATGCAGCACTGGAGAGATATAAGTGGATCACCAGAAGGGTTCGTTCTTATGATATGAAAGTGATGCTGACTCTGTTCCATCATTCTCTGCCGCCATGGGCTGCCAAATATGGAGGATGGAAATTAAAGAAAACTGTTGATTATTTCATGGAATTTACCAA ACTGGTTGTTGAATGTTTGTCAGAAATGGTGGACTACTGGATAACATTTAACGAGCCTCACATCTTCTGTATGCTCACCTATTGCTCTGGTTCTTGGCCTGGTGGTAAACCTGACATGCTAGAGGTTGCTACTTCGTATCTACCTTCAGGTGTGTTCAATAAAACCATGAATAATATGGCAATTGCTCACACGAAGGCCTACGACTATATTCATCAACAAAG TTTCAGCAAAGGATTATCCACATCAAAAGTTGGAGTAGCGCATCACGTGTCATTTCTGCGTCCATATGGGCTCTTTGATATTGCTAATGTTTCAATTGCCAAGTCATTAACTCTCTTCCGGTATCTGGATAGTATATGCAACAAGTTGGATTATATAGGGATAAATTACTATGGACAG GAAGTAGTAGCTAGGACTGGACTGAAGCTGGCAGAGACAGTTGAATATGGTGAATCAGGGCGCGGGATATATCCAGATGGTTTATTCCGTGTGCTTCTGCACTTTCATGAAAGATACAAACATCTAAATGTACCATTTATCATTACTGAAAACGGTGTTGCAGACGGGACAGATTTGATACGACGACCATATATGTTGGAACATCTAGTTGCAATTTATGCAGCTATGCTAAAG GGTGTCCGTGTCCTTGGTTACTTGTTCTGGACTGTTTCAGATAACTGGGAGTGGGCTGATGGATATGGTCCAAAATTTGGACTTGTTGCAGTTGATCGACTCAATAATCTTGCACGTATCCCACGTCCATCGTATCATCTGTTTTCAAAA GTAGCAACTTCAGGTATAATCACACGTGAAGATAGGAAGCAAGCATGGGATGAACTTCAAAGAGCTGCTAGAGAGAAAAAAACAAGACCATTTTACCGGATAGTTGACAAATATGGTTTAATGTATTCCG GAGGCCTCGATGAACCTACTATGAGGGCTTATGTGGAACGCGATTGGCAGTTTGGTCACTATGAGATGGAATATCTGCAGGACCCTTTGAGCTGTTTTTTTCGATGGCTTCTCCAACCTTTCTCCACCTGCAAAAAAATGAAAGCACTTCAGGATGATGATGAACTGATTCTCTAA